CCGGGGCGCACCGCTGAATTATCCAAGGCGGTCTCGGATTTGCGCGTCGAGTTCGAAAAAAGGCTCGACCCGGTTCCTAACGGAAATTCGGCAACCGGCAATGGAACACCTGCCGCAGAGCCGCCGGCCGCCTCGCCGTCTGCTCCTTTGGTCATGGACTGGCTCACTCGTCAAACCGGTCTTAGCTGTCCGGCGGCGCGCCAATTGTGGGACTATTTCGCCCACGCCCACCAGGTCCTTGGGGTCATCCCGTCACAAAGGAAATTGGTGCTCGAGCGGTTTTTCGACGAGTCGGGCGGGATGCAGTTGGTCATGCATTCCCCTTTCGGCATTCGGATTAACCGTGCCTGGGGCCTGGCGCTGCGAAAGAGGTTTTGCCGTTCATTCAATTTCGAATTGCAAGCAGCCGCGACGGATGAGGCGATTGTGTTGTCGTTGGGCACCCAACACTCGTTTCCACTCGATGAAGTCTTTCGTTACCTCAACAGCAAGACTGTGCGCGACCTGCTCATTCAGGCGCTGCTGGATGCCCCCATGTTCCCGGTTCGCTGGCGCTGGAATGCGACCCGCGCGCTGGCCTTGCCGCGCCAAAGGGGTGGGCGCAAGGTCCCCGCCCCCTTGCAACGGATGGAATCGGAGAACCTGCTGGCAGCAGTTTTCCCCGATCAACTGGCCTGCCTCGAGAATATCGTGGGAGACCGCCAAATCCCCCAACATCCACTCGTCTTTCAGACCATCGAAGATTGCCTCAATGAGGCGATGGACGTTGATGGCCTAATCGCTCTGCTCCGGCAGATCGAAAGCGGCGAGGTGGAATGCATTGCCCGCGACCTGCCGGAGCCTTCGCTCCTCGCCCATGAGATCCTCAATGCGCGTCCTTACGCATTTCTGGATAACGCGCCATTGGAGGAGAGGCGGACTCAGGCGGTGTACACGCGGCGTGCCGGGGAGTCCTCGTCTGACACGCGCCTGGGCATCCTCGACGCGGCAGCCATCGCCAAAGTGATCGAGGAAGCCTGGCCGCAAGCGACAAATCCAGATGAACTGCATGAGGCCTTGATGCTGGCCGGTGCGATGACCGAACTGGAACTCCCGCGCGTATCGGCCCATGCGCCGGCGTGGCTGGAGTCGTTGGCAACCCAGAAACGCGCCGGACGGCTGTTTAGGACGCCTGAGCTTTCTCATTCCCGAGCGACAGGAGCAGGTTTATCCCCAAACGGAGAAAGAACCTACTCAGCCAGCCGCCCGTTTTCGTCGCAAGCAATGGAAGGCAAGATGTCCGCCCTGATTTGCGCGGCGGAGCGGCTTCGTCCTTTAGAGGCAATTTATCCAGGGTCGCAACTCGAACCGCCGTTGACGCCGCCTCCTCAAGAACGCCAACGGCTATGGGAGAGAGAGGACGCGCTCCGGGAACTGGTGCGAGGTCGTATGGAAATCACCGGCCCGACGACTGCGGGCGCGTTAGCCGAGGTGTTTGGCATCCCAAGCAGTGAGATTGAGGCGGCCTTAATCGGCCTCGAAACAGAAGGCTTTATTCTTCGTGGCAGATTTCTTTCACGAAATCGCGGTTCGGCTAAAGACCCTGGGGTTAGCCAAGGGTCCGAAACGGAGACGAATAGCATTCACCCCCGCGCGGTTGCCAGGAGTGAGGCTGTTGCTGGCGAACTGGAATGGTGTGAACGCCGGCTTCTGGCGCGGATTCACCGGCTGACCATCAACCGGTTGCGAGCCGAAATTCAACCCGTCTCGTTGGCGGAATTCCAGCGGTTCCTGGTGGCTTGGCAACGGGCTGAACCGGCTCGGCGCGCCGAAGGTCCTGAGGGTCTGGCGGCAATACTGCAACTGCTCGATGGCTACGAAGTGCCCGCGGCGGCCTGGGAACCGGACGTGCTTGCGTTGCGCATAAAAGATTACTCGCCCCAGTGGCTCGATCAGCTCTGTTTCACCGGGCGCATCGGCTGGGGCCGGTTAATGCCTCCCCAAACACCGAACGGACGCCACTTCGCCCCGATTCGTTGCAGCCCCATTTCAATTTTCTCCCGCGAACAACTGCGCAATTGGCTAAGCCTCTCGACTGCGGGGCGGGCTGGGGAGTTCTCTCCGGACGCAGCGCAGGTGCTCGAGGGGCTGGAACAGCATGGGGCTTTGTTCTTCAATGAGATTGCGCAACTGAAAGGTCTTTTACCCTCGCACGTCGAGCAGGCCCTGGGAGAACTGGTCACCCAAGGCTGGGTCACGGCTGATAGTTTCGAAGGGATGCGGGCCTTGCTCCTGCCACAGGAAAAGAGGGCGCCTTTCGGCGACCCGCAGCGGCGGCGCCGGCACAAAACGGTCACCAGCCTCGAGTTTGCCGGACGCTGGTCGCTATTGCGGCGTCCTGTGAAGCCAGCCTCGGGTGCAAACGCCCTCGAACGAGTGGCTTCAGCTACTGCGACTGTACAGCCCACTAACCTCAACCGATTTGGAGCGGTTTTGCAACCTGACGGCTTGGAGAACGCCATCGAAGCGTTCGCAAGAACCCTGCTTCGCCGTTACGGGGTGGTTTTCCGACGGCTCATCGAGCGGGAGTCTTTGCGCGTTTCCTGGTATGAGTTGGGGCGCATTTACCGGCGGCTGGAGGCGCGTGGGGAAATTCGAGAGGGTTATTTTGTCGGCGGCGTGAGCGGCGAGCAGTTCGCGCTGCCGGAAGCCATCGGCCTGCTGCGCTGGATACGCAAGGAGCCGGCGCGGCGTGAGTTGGTGGTGATCAGCGGGGCCGATCCGTTGAACCTTGCCGGCATCCTGGGTCCTGGGCGGCGCGTAGCGGCAATTGGAGCCAACCGCCTCCTGCTGCGGGATGGACTGCCAATTGCCGCCTTGGAAGCCGGAGAGATTGCGCGTCTCGACCCCGCGCCCGAGGAAGCCGGGAACCTGATTGAGCGAGCGCTGAGAGTTGCCACCTTGCCCGTGAACTTGCGCGGATATTATGGATGAGCCTTCTTGCCCTCCAACGGCAGGGCACAGGTCACAAGAGTGCCTCGCGAGCCGCTCGCCTTAATCTCCAGAGAAGCGCCAATCAGGCTGGCTCGATAATTCATTATCCGCAAACCCATCCCCGTCGAATGGCTGCGCAGATCGGGAAAAGGCAGGCCGTTGTTCTGAATCGTGAGCACCAGGCGGTCTGAGCCGTTGGAAAGGACGATGCCGACACGCTTGGCTTTGCCGTGTTTGATGGCGTTGGTAACGGCCTCCTGGGCGATTTTATAGAGTTGCATCACCACGTGCGGTTCGAGCGAGGGGATGCTCCCGGTTGGGTTGAAACGGCAGGTGATCCGGAACAGTTCGCGGGCGCGGGCGGCGAGGTCTTCGAGGGCATCAGGGAGTTCTTTCTTTGCGACATCGAGGGTGGCGAGGTCGTGGGCCAGATCGCTGGCGTGGCTCATGGCCTGCTGCACCAATTCATGGATTTTGGCAGCGTCCTTCGCCGCATCGGTTTGCTGTTTAGCCAGCTTGAGTTCGAGCCCTTTGGTCATCAGCGCAATGCCGGAGAGTTTCTGGCCCAGGTCATCGTGAAGGTCCAAAGCGATGCGCCGGCGCTCTTTTTCCGTGATTTCGAGCAACTCATTTTCAAGCCGTTTGCGTTCGGCGATCGCGGCGTGGAGTTTGGAATTGGCCGTTTTGAGCTCGGCAGTGCGGTGCTGGACGCGGACCTCCAATTCATCATGCGCCCGCCGGAGGGCTTCCTCCGCATTGCGCCGGTGAATGAACTGCCCGATTTCGCTGCCAATTGCCGTCATCATGTTGAGCAGGGGGAGGTCATAACTCATCCGGCGCACACTGAAAAACTCGAGCACACCGAACAGCGCCCCGGCCCCCTGGACGGGAAAGGCCACAGCGCCGTGGAGGCCGGCCTGGGCAGCGGGCACGCTCCTCTCGAAATGAGGCTCGGCGCTAAAATCGGCAAACCAGACGGGACGGCGCTCCTGCCACACTCGGCCCGGGAGACTCTCCGTGGGCTTGAGTATTGTGTTACGGGTGATTTCGGCGAAGGCCTCCAACCCCGGCGAGTGCTCATGCAACTCAACAACAGAAGCGCGCAGGAGCTTTTGTTCGGCATCGGGGAGCCACAGCGCGCCCAGATCGACTTCCAGGCTGTCGAGCAGCGCCCCTAGAATGCCTGGGGCCGCATCATTCAGAGAGGGCGCATTGGCCAGCAGCCGGGTTATCGAGTGTTCGGCAGCCAGCCGTCCTTCGGCCCGCTTCCGTTCGGTGATGTCGGACACCGCGCTGACCCAGCCTGTAATATTGCCAAACGGGTCGCGAAGCGGGGTGACCTGAACCAGCACGTCGATTCGTTCCTCGGTACGCCGGCGGAAACGCAATTCGATCCCCCCGGCCGGAGCGCTGTCTTGGACAACTTTGCTCAGAGAATCAGTAATGGAATGAATTCGTTCAGGCGCCCAATAGACGAAAGGGGGCCGGGCGCCCAGGAGTTCTTGTTCCGGCCAGCCCACCAGGGCGCAAAAGGCGGGGTTGACGTAGGTTTGCCGGCCATCGAGATCCACCGCCGCGATGCCGGCGGGAACAGAATTCTCTATCGCCTGACGGAAGACCTGCTCGACCTTGAGTTTCTCATCCGCCCGCCGGCGCTCGCGCCGCATTTCAGCCTCGCGCAACTCGCGCTGCACGGCAGGGCCGAGGCGGGCGAGGTTATCCTTCATGACATAGTCATGAGCGCCGGCCTTCATGGCGGCGACGGCCGTATCATCGCTGATATGGCCCGAGACGATGATGAAGGGAAGATCGAGGCCCTGGCCCTTGACCAGAGCCAGTGCTTCAAGCCCATTGAAGCGGGGCATCAAGTAATCGGCGATGACCAGATGCCAGCCCTGGCGGGCCAGCGCGTCCGCCATGGCCTCCCCGGTATCGACGCGGTGGCAAATCGGTTCGTAACCGGCCCGCTCGAGCTCGATTTGGAGCAATGCGGCGTCGTTCTCCGAATCTTCAACAATGAGTACTTGCAACGGATTACTCACGATGTCGTTGGACAGGACGTCAGACTAATCATA
The window above is part of the Verrucomicrobiia bacterium genome. Proteins encoded here:
- a CDS encoding DEAD/DEAH box helicase; translated protein: MASVHFHPVIARWFEQKFGSPTEPQQRGWPAIESGAHTLIAAPTGSGKTLAAFLAALDQLFSEGLAGELKDELRVVYVSPLKALSNDIHKNLEEPLAGIREAFLAAEARSIDVRAAARTGDTLASKRQAMIRKPPHILVTTPESLYLLLTSASGRKLLGNVRTLVIDEIHALVGNRRGSHLAISMERLAALTGNRVQRIGLSATQKPIGEVARFLVGGCKAPEQAPGSAPDPSAAGQGAQAAPESLQAQCAIIDCGYAREMDVAIELPGSALEAVMSNEVWTEVYHKLADLIEAHQTTLVFVNTRRLAERVTRHLCELLGADKVASHHGSLSAKLRLEAEARLKRGELKALVATASLELGIDIGSIDLVCQLGPTRSIATLLQRVGRARHQRAGLPKGRLFPLSRDELVECAAMLRSVRAGELDCLEMPQKPLDVLAQQMVACAASEEWQEQALFDLMRAAYPYRNLTWQEFDQVLAMLAEGFSTKRGRRGALVHHDAINRRVRGRRGARLVALTSGGAIPDAGDYRVVLEPNETFIGTVNEDFAVESLAGDIFQLGNASWRILRINSGTVRVEDAHGHPPNIPFWLGEAPGRTAELSKAVSDLRVEFEKRLDPVPNGNSATGNGTPAAEPPAASPSAPLVMDWLTRQTGLSCPAARQLWDYFAHAHQVLGVIPSQRKLVLERFFDESGGMQLVMHSPFGIRINRAWGLALRKRFCRSFNFELQAAATDEAIVLSLGTQHSFPLDEVFRYLNSKTVRDLLIQALLDAPMFPVRWRWNATRALALPRQRGGRKVPAPLQRMESENLLAAVFPDQLACLENIVGDRQIPQHPLVFQTIEDCLNEAMDVDGLIALLRQIESGEVECIARDLPEPSLLAHEILNARPYAFLDNAPLEERRTQAVYTRRAGESSSDTRLGILDAAAIAKVIEEAWPQATNPDELHEALMLAGAMTELELPRVSAHAPAWLESLATQKRAGRLFRTPELSHSRATGAGLSPNGERTYSASRPFSSQAMEGKMSALICAAERLRPLEAIYPGSQLEPPLTPPPQERQRLWEREDALRELVRGRMEITGPTTAGALAEVFGIPSSEIEAALIGLETEGFILRGRFLSRNRGSAKDPGVSQGSETETNSIHPRAVARSEAVAGELEWCERRLLARIHRLTINRLRAEIQPVSLAEFQRFLVAWQRAEPARRAEGPEGLAAILQLLDGYEVPAAAWEPDVLALRIKDYSPQWLDQLCFTGRIGWGRLMPPQTPNGRHFAPIRCSPISIFSREQLRNWLSLSTAGRAGEFSPDAAQVLEGLEQHGALFFNEIAQLKGLLPSHVEQALGELVTQGWVTADSFEGMRALLLPQEKRAPFGDPQRRRRHKTVTSLEFAGRWSLLRRPVKPASGANALERVASATATVQPTNLNRFGAVLQPDGLENAIEAFARTLLRRYGVVFRRLIERESLRVSWYELGRIYRRLEARGEIREGYFVGGVSGEQFALPEAIGLLRWIRKEPARRELVVISGADPLNLAGILGPGRRVAAIGANRLLLRDGLPIAALEAGEIARLDPAPEEAGNLIERALRVATLPVNLRGYYG
- a CDS encoding PAS domain S-box protein — protein: MQVLIVEDSENDAALLQIELERAGYEPICHRVDTGEAMADALARQGWHLVIADYLMPRFNGLEALALVKGQGLDLPFIIVSGHISDDTAVAAMKAGAHDYVMKDNLARLGPAVQRELREAEMRRERRRADEKLKVEQVFRQAIENSVPAGIAAVDLDGRQTYVNPAFCALVGWPEQELLGARPPFVYWAPERIHSITDSLSKVVQDSAPAGGIELRFRRRTEERIDVLVQVTPLRDPFGNITGWVSAVSDITERKRAEGRLAAEHSITRLLANAPSLNDAAPGILGALLDSLEVDLGALWLPDAEQKLLRASVVELHEHSPGLEAFAEITRNTILKPTESLPGRVWQERRPVWFADFSAEPHFERSVPAAQAGLHGAVAFPVQGAGALFGVLEFFSVRRMSYDLPLLNMMTAIGSEIGQFIHRRNAEEALRRAHDELEVRVQHRTAELKTANSKLHAAIAERKRLENELLEITEKERRRIALDLHDDLGQKLSGIALMTKGLELKLAKQQTDAAKDAAKIHELVQQAMSHASDLAHDLATLDVAKKELPDALEDLAARARELFRITCRFNPTGSIPSLEPHVVMQLYKIAQEAVTNAIKHGKAKRVGIVLSNGSDRLVLTIQNNGLPFPDLRSHSTGMGLRIMNYRASLIGASLEIKASGSRGTLVTCALPLEGKKAHP